In Bacteroidota bacterium, the following proteins share a genomic window:
- a CDS encoding tryptophan-rich sensory protein yields MNYLRLIASIVLCQSAGIVAAILTAQSVQTWYPTLLKPSFNPPNWLFGPVWITLYFMMGISLYLVWQRSGTGQNIKTAVLFFVTQLVLNAAWSLIFFGLQSPFWAFVEIVALWVAILITIILFREISRTASYLLVPYILWVTYAAILNFTIWRLNTGSPTV; encoded by the coding sequence ATGAACTACCTCCGCCTGATTGCGAGTATCGTTTTGTGCCAGAGTGCCGGGATTGTTGCCGCTATCCTCACCGCGCAATCTGTGCAAACGTGGTACCCGACTCTTCTCAAGCCTTCGTTTAATCCGCCCAACTGGTTGTTCGGGCCGGTGTGGATTACTCTCTATTTCATGATGGGAATTTCGCTATATCTTGTCTGGCAGAGAAGCGGAACCGGGCAGAACATTAAAACGGCAGTACTGTTCTTCGTCACACAGCTTGTTCTCAATGCCGCCTGGTCGTTGATTTTCTTCGGGTTACAGTCGCCGTTCTGGGCATTTGTTGAGATTGTTGCTTTGTGGGTTGCCATTCTCATTACGATCATTCTTTTCAGGGAAATCTCACGGACAGCCTCATACCTTCTTGTTCCGTATATTCTCTGGGTTACGTACGCCGCGATTCTCAACTTCACCATCTGGAGATTGAACACCGGCAGCCCGACTGTTTAA
- a CDS encoding DMT family transporter: MTACFWSGSALVFASATRRAGSFNVNITRLIVAMIYLFLLIILFQLNVRLSGSQILNLAISGVIGLALGDTFLFRAFQEIGARVTMLVMSLAPAIAALLAYFILGETLSVTGILGIAITVAGIGIVVLNRRTEQATIITTFGLTLALLAAVGQGAGLVFAKMAFQEGDVNGFVATAIRIVASLVVLLPVVVMAKRYTSPWKLFRDDRTAFKLTALGSVLGPFLGISFSLFAIEHTKVGIAATIMAIVPILMLPLVRYIYKEQLTLRAIVGAVVAVVGVGVLFLR; this comes from the coding sequence TTGACAGCATGCTTCTGGTCGGGCAGCGCGTTGGTGTTCGCATCGGCAACCAGGAGGGCAGGCTCGTTCAATGTAAACATCACCCGCCTCATTGTGGCGATGATCTATCTGTTTCTCCTGATTATTCTGTTTCAACTGAATGTCCGCCTTTCCGGCTCGCAGATTCTGAATCTCGCGATCAGCGGCGTTATCGGGCTTGCGTTAGGCGATACGTTTTTGTTTCGGGCGTTCCAGGAAATCGGGGCGCGGGTAACAATGCTCGTGATGTCGCTTGCCCCCGCCATTGCTGCTCTGCTTGCGTACTTCATTCTGGGTGAAACACTGTCGGTCACCGGAATACTCGGAATTGCAATTACTGTTGCCGGAATCGGTATTGTCGTGCTCAATCGCAGAACCGAGCAGGCAACCATCATCACAACATTCGGTCTCACGCTTGCATTGCTGGCCGCAGTCGGGCAGGGTGCCGGACTCGTCTTTGCGAAGATGGCATTTCAAGAAGGAGATGTGAACGGATTCGTTGCCACGGCCATCCGGATTGTTGCTTCACTCGTTGTGTTGCTTCCCGTTGTGGTGATGGCGAAACGATACACCTCTCCCTGGAAACTCTTCCGCGACGACCGGACAGCTTTCAAACTCACGGCACTCGGATCTGTACTGGGGCCGTTTCTCGGAATTTCCTTCAGCCTCTTTGCAATCGAGCACACAAAGGTCGGCATTGCGGCAACCATCATGGCTATTGTGCCGATTCTGATGCTGCCGCTTGTCCGGTATATCTACAAAGAACAATTGACGTTACGTGCCATTGTCGGGGCAGTTGTTGCGGTTGTTGGCGTTGGCGTTTTGTTTCTGCGATAA